GGGGACGCTGTATGTGGTCGCCACTCCCATTGGCAACCTTGACGACATGAGCGCCCGGGCCTTGAAGGTGCTGGCCGATGTCGCGTTGATTGCTGCCGAGGACACCCGTCATTCAATCCGCCTGATGCAGCATTTTGGTATCAACACGCCGCTGGCCGCGTGCCATGAGCACAACGAGCGTGACGAGGGCGGGCGCTTCATTAACAAGCTGTTGGCGGGTGAGGATGTGGCCCTGGTTTCGGATGCCGGCACGCCATTGATTTCCGACCCTGGATACCACTTGGTCCGCCAGGCGCGTGCTGCGGGTGTGAACGTTGTGCCCGTGCCCGGTGCCTGTGCGCTGATCGCTGCGCTGTCGGCGGCGGGCCTGCCGTCCGACCGGTTCATCTTCGAAGGTTTCCTGCCCGCCAAGGCGGCGGGCCGCCGTGCGCGTCTGGAGCAGGTAAAGGAAGAGCCGCGTACTTTGATCTTCTACGAGGCGCCCCACCGCATCCTGGAATGCCTCGAAGACATGGAGCTGGTATTGGGTGCCGAGCGTCCGGCATTGCTCGCCCGCGAGTTGACCAAAACATTCGAAACCCTGAAGGGCCTGCCCTTGGGCGAACTGCGTGCGTTCGTGGCTGGCGACAGCAATCAGCAGCGCGGTGAGTGCGTGGTGCTGGTCGGCGGCTGGAGTGCACCAGAGGGCGAAGAGGCGATCAGTGCCGAAGCGCAGCGTGTGCTCGACTTGCTGCTGGCCGAGTTGCCACTCAAGCGGGCGGCGGCGCTGGCGGCAGAAATCACCGGTGTACGTAAGAACCTGCTGTATCAAGTAGCGCTGGAAAAGCAGAAAGCCCAGTAATGGCCATTTGATGTATTTCACGGTATTGCTTGTTCTTGCGCGCGCGTGCCGTTAACCTTGGCGGCGGAGAGTCGATCGGACAGTCGCTGCCGTCTTTTGTTCCGCAAAAGATGGGGGAGGAAAGTCCGGGCTCCATAGGGCAGAGTGCCAGGTAACGCCTGGGAGGCGCGAGCCTACGGAAAGTGCCACAGAAAATAACCGCCTAAGCACTTCGGTGCCGGTAAGGGTGAAAAGGTGCGGTAAGAGCGCACCGCACGGCTGGCAACAGTGCGTGGCTAGGTAAACCCCACTCGGAGCAAGACCAAATAGGGTTCCATCAGGCGTGGCCCGCGTCGGAACCGGGTAGGTTGCTAGAGGCGTCCAGTGATGGCCGTCGTAGAGGAATGACTGTCCTCGACAAAACCCGGCTTACAGATCGACTCTCCACCTCCCACCCCTCCTGCTCAATCGGTAGCAGATCTCATCTGGTAATACCAAAAAAATCTTAATCTTAATAAATCACTTTAACTTCGAACTGCATCTGTTTGGGGTGGTTTGATTTTTCACGTTTTTTTCATCCTCAAGTACTCTTTCCCTGTTCCAATATCGCGCTAAATCTCGGTCCTGTAAGGGTTTTCCTTATGAACGCGCCTTGACGGTGCAGCGGGCGGATTCCTATAGTGTGCGCAAGTGGCAGAAAGTGGGATGAAGTGGGTTTTCTGGCACAAAAAAGCTAACATTGTGGGGAATCGCAGCCGTGTTCCGCGGAGCCAACGCCGTCAGCCTCGATGCAAAGGGCCGTCTCGCCATGCCGAGCCGGTACCGTGACGAGCTCGATTCGCGTTGCAATGGTCAACTCATCGTGACCATCGACGCCGTTGACCCCTGCTTGTGTGTTTATCCCCTCGACGAGTGGGAACAGATAGAAGCCAAGTTGCGAGCCTTGCCATCGTTGCGTGAGGAAAACCGCCGCCTGCAGCGCTTGCTGATTGGTAATGCGGTTGACCTGGAGCTCGATGGCAGTGGGCGTTTCCTGGTACCGCCCCGCCTGCGTGAGTACGCCAAGCTGGACAAGAAGGCGATGCTGGTGGGGCAACTGAACAAATTCCAGTTGTGGGATGAGGATGCCTGGAACGCAGTTTCGGCAGCCGACCTTGCAGCTATTCAACAACCGGGCGCCATGCCCGACGATTTACGTGACCTGATCCTGTGACCATAGATAGCGGCTTCAACCACATCACCGTCCTGCTCGACGAAGCTGTCGAGGCATTGGCCCTGCGCGCCGACGGTTGCTATCTGGACGGCACCTTCGGGCGTGGCGGCCACAGCCGCTTGATCCTCAGCAAACTCGGCCCGCAAGGGCGGCTGTTGGGGTTCGACAAAGATCCTCAGGCGATTGCCACCGGGCAAGCGCTGGCGGCCGAAGACGGCCGCTTTGTCATTGTGCAGCGCAGCTTTGCCGAGCTGGGCTCGGAGGTGGCCGAGCGCGGCCTGGCTGGCAAAGTCAGCGGTATCCTGCTCGACCTGGGCGTGTCTTCGCCGCAGCTGGATGACCCGGAGCGCGGCTTCAGCTTCCTCAATGATGGCCCGCTGGACATGCGCATGAACCCGGACCAGGGCATCAGTGCCGCCGAGTTCATCGCCACCGCGCCTGTAGAAGAAATTGCCCGCGTCTTCAAAGAGTACGGTGAAGAGCGTTTTGCCGGCCGTATGGCCCG
The genomic region above belongs to Pseudomonas sp. PSKL.D1 and contains:
- the mraZ gene encoding division/cell wall cluster transcriptional repressor MraZ, translated to MFRGANAVSLDAKGRLAMPSRYRDELDSRCNGQLIVTIDAVDPCLCVYPLDEWEQIEAKLRALPSLREENRRLQRLLIGNAVDLELDGSGRFLVPPRLREYAKLDKKAMLVGQLNKFQLWDEDAWNAVSAADLAAIQQPGAMPDDLRDLIL
- the rsmH gene encoding 16S rRNA (cytosine(1402)-N(4))-methyltransferase RsmH is translated as MTIDSGFNHITVLLDEAVEALALRADGCYLDGTFGRGGHSRLILSKLGPQGRLLGFDKDPQAIATGQALAAEDGRFVIVQRSFAELGSEVAERGLAGKVSGILLDLGVSSPQLDDPERGFSFLNDGPLDMRMNPDQGISAAEFIATAPVEEIARVFKEYGEERFAGRMARAVVERREKQPFTRTADLAEVLKVANPAWEKGKNPATRAFQGLRIHVNNELGDLEAGLEAALDALEVGGRLAVISFHSLEDRIVKLFMRKLVKGEADNLPRNLPVQHKVFEPKIRLIGKAQFASEEELKANPRARSAVMRVAEKLR
- the rsmI gene encoding 16S rRNA (cytidine(1402)-2'-O)-methyltransferase, whose product is MTDVAGASKSTVGTLYVVATPIGNLDDMSARALKVLADVALIAAEDTRHSIRLMQHFGINTPLAACHEHNERDEGGRFINKLLAGEDVALVSDAGTPLISDPGYHLVRQARAAGVNVVPVPGACALIAALSAAGLPSDRFIFEGFLPAKAAGRRARLEQVKEEPRTLIFYEAPHRILECLEDMELVLGAERPALLARELTKTFETLKGLPLGELRAFVAGDSNQQRGECVVLVGGWSAPEGEEAISAEAQRVLDLLLAELPLKRAAALAAEITGVRKNLLYQVALEKQKAQ